A window of Dehalogenimonas sp. WBC-2 genomic DNA:
CCCTGGGCAGAACCGGCGCCAATATGACCGCTGAGAATCGCACCGGCCTGGTGAAGCTGCTAAAAGAACTTTCATTCGATGTGAAAACCACACTGCCCTTGGGCGCGGCGATGGTGACTGCCGGTGGTGTTGAACTTAACGAAATCGACCCACGAACGATGTCATCCAAACTGGTACCCGGCTTATATCTGGCCGGTGAGGTTCTGGACCTTGACGCCGATACCGGCGGCTACAACCTTCAGGCGGCTTTCTCGACCGGGTGGGTGGCGGGAGAATCGGCCGCGCGGTTTATAGGTTTCACAAAATCTTGATTTCACAACTTCCTGAGCTATAATAAGTCAAGCTTGCTATTAGGAGATATATGAAAAAAATAGCCGTCCTCACCAGCGGCGGAGACGCTCCAGGTATGAACGCTGCCATCCGCGCCATAGTGCGGTGTGGGATATCTAACGGGTGGGAAGTAACTGGTGTTAATCAGGGTTATACAGGCCTTATAAACGGCGATTTTCGTCCGCTCAGAGCACGCGATGTCTCTGGCATCATCCAGGCCGGGGGCACTATACTCGGTTCAAGCAGATCCCCGGAGTTTGAAACCGAACCGGGCAGACACAAGGCTTTGGATAACTTGAAAAGGAATCAAATTGGAGCTTTATTTGTCATCGGCGGTAACGGATCGCAGACCGGAGCCCACCTTCTTAACCAAATGGGGTTCCCGACTATTGGTGTGGCCTCAACCATCGACAACGACCTTTACGGCACCGATCAAAGCATCGGAGTGGATACCGCTCTTAATATTGCGCTGGAGGCTATTGACCGCCTCAAGGTGACCGCTACCTCTCACCACCGGGCCCATATCGTGGAAACAATGGGCCGGAATCAGGGTTACCTTGCACTCATGGCCGGTATCGCCGGCGGCGCGGAATAC
This region includes:
- a CDS encoding 6-phosphofructokinase, encoding MKKIAVLTSGGDAPGMNAAIRAIVRCGISNGWEVTGVNQGYTGLINGDFRPLRARDVSGIIQAGGTILGSSRSPEFETEPGRHKALDNLKRNQIGALFVIGGNGSQTGAHLLNQMGFPTIGVASTIDNDLYGTDQSIGVDTALNIALEAIDRLKVTATSHHRAHIVETMGRNQGYLALMAGIAGGAEYVVIPEIETTPEKVAEVIKSTYNRGKSHCLIVVAEGAYWNAERLLSHFRENAELGFSLRATILGHVQRGGAPTAFDRLLATRIGAAAIDELEAGNSGVLLGLACGEIKATPYSEVTGHQKTFDLTFLDTAEKLAR